From Azospirillaceae bacterium:
ATGTTGCCCGGCTCCGACACCGGGGCCGATGGCGTCGATGACTTGGCCAGCGCCTGCGCCGCCGGATCCCAGGCGAAGCTCTTGATGGCGCTGGGCGTGTATTGCGTGGCCGCGTCCATGTCCGCCTTGAAGTCCAGCATGGATTGGCCGTAGGTCACGGTCAGCACCGGGGCCGCACCGGTGTTGGGGGGCGCCACCGTCACCTTGGCGGCGTCCACGATCACCACCATGCTGTTCAGTTGGGCGCGGATCAGCATGAGGTCCCAGTCGGTGCAATAATACTGCACGATGACATCCTGCTGGCCCGATGTGGCGGTGACGGACTTGGACAGGCCGGCGTTGCCGATCAGCTTGCCGATCAGGTCGCTGTCGGTGGTCTTCTCATAGATGGCGTTGTTGCGCTCCAGCGTCATGGTGATGGCCATGTCGGTGGCCTCCACGATCAGCTTGGACGCCTCGTTCTCCGTCACCTCGACGCCTTGGCGGTAGATCACGCCGGTGAACACGGTGGTGCCCGGCGCGTTGTCGTATCCCAGCGTGATCGACAGTGTCGCGCCGGGGATCAGGCTGTCGCTCTCGCTGATGGGGAAGGTTTCCTCCGCGGGGCTGCCGTCGTACAGCACCAGCCGGGCCTTCGGGATCTTGTTGACACCCTTCCACACGTCGATCGACTGCACCTGCCAGGTGCTGTCCAGCGCCTTGCCGTTGGCGGTGATGGTATGGGTGGCCAGGGCACCGGCCGCCTGCAGGGGCGACGGCGCCGTCATGACAGGCCCTCCAGCAGGCTGGCGCTCTCGGATGTCGGGCCGGCCACGCGGCGGGAACAGCAGCTGGCTGCCAGGAACCAGGCGGCGGAAGTCGGTCAGGTTGTTGGTGGCCGCCACGCCCATGTAATACAGGCTGCTGCCGTAGATGCGGTGGCACAGGGCGGGCAGGGTGTCGCCGGCCGCCACCGTCACCAGGTGGCTGAGGTCGGGGGAATTCTTGTTGGCCTGCTTGGCCAGCTGGTTTTCGCTGGTGAAGCCCAGGAAGGTGACGCTGGCCTTGGCGCGCAGGGGCGTGCCGTCGGGCTTGAACAGCGTGTAGCTGATGTTCAGCGAGGACATGCGGCACTGGAACTGCAATTGCGCCCAGGACAGCTTCACATAGTTCGGGCTGTGGATGCGGCTGTTCATGTTCAGGACCAACGCCTGGAACTGCGCGATCAGGCCGGCCACGCCGTCGGCCGGCGCGTCCGATACGCCGGCCAGCGGGCTGGGCACCACGCCCGTGGCATCGAATACCAGGTCGAAGGAGACGCTGTCGCAGCCGACGCGGTTGAAGTCGGGCGAGGGGCCGTTGCTGCCCTGGGCCTGGCGGTTGTTGTAGAGGATCTTGAATTTATAGACGTAGGTTGCCGGATTGATCCACACGGTGAAGGGCTTGCCGACCGCGGTGTTGAAATCCGCGTCGGAATAGGCCGTGATGGTCATTTTTTCCAGGCTGCCCATCATGTCAGCGTGTCTCTGTCGCGCGCAGGACCGCCAGCACCCGGCGCACGCACCGGCTGACGATGTCGTTGATCTGGGTATCGTTCAGCGATGCGCCGTTCATCTCGCCCTGGTCGTCCCCCTCGCCGCCGCACTCCGACGATGAACGGCCCGATGCCTGGCCGCCGCCCTCGCGCACGGCCAGGCGGACGCCGATTTCGCTGATTTCCAGGGGCATGTCGCACCTCGCTTCCGCCGACCGGGGTCGGCGCTTGGTTTCAGGCATCGATCAGCAACGCCACCGACGCGACCATCGCCAAGGCCTCGTTCAGCGGGATGCGGGTGACATAGGCGTATGCGAACTCCAGCGATTCCGTCAGGACGGCGTTGGACGTGGAATTCAGCGGACCGGTGACCCAGCGCACGGGCCAGGCGCGGGTGAAGTTCCAGGCGACCAGGGGCAACTGGTTCTCCCCCAGCAGCATCACCACCAGCGTCTGGGTCAGGATGGGCTGGGACAGGGTGCTGCCGACCGTCTGCGCCGCCCATTCCGACAGGAAGGACGGTGCCGTGACGTAACCGCGCTTCAGCACCAGGTTGGGATAACGACCGACACCGGGTAGCTTGTGGACATAGCGGTTCTCCCCGCCCTCCTTCAGGTCCTCGACGTCGAACTTGGCCTCTATCCCGCTGACCTCCTGGAAACTGGCGTCCGCGCGGCTCAGCAGTTGCAGCGGGGTTCCACTGCCCGCCACTGCGACGGTGAAGTAGAACCCCGGTGCCGGGTAATAGGGGCCGCTGCCCAGCATGGGACCTTACGGCGCGGAGATGACCAGCGTTTCGTAGGCCACCTCCACGCTTTCCACGGCAACCTCGTTGCCTTCGGACTTCAGGTCGGTGCCGGTGACCTTGGTGGGCCAGGCGTTGTTCAGCGTCCACACCATCTTGGGCGCGCCGGTTTCGTCCAGCAGGTTGATGACCACCGTCTGGCGGGCGATGGTGTTCATCTTGATCTGGTTGAACCAGTTCCACAGGGTGGCGTCGTTGACGAAGATGCCCTTGCGCATGGTGACGTTGCTCACCTTGCCCAGGCCCGGCATCTTGATCGGGTAGAAGCTGGGGCTGTCCCCGTGCCGGTATTCGATGGGCCGCGCCTCGGAATCCAGGCCCGTCACCTCCTGGAAACTGACATTGTTGCCGCCGATCTGGACGGAGAAGTAGAATTTAGGAAGCGGCCAAATGTTGTTTTGCACTTCACCAGTCATGGTGTTCTCCTATTCTTCGCGGATGCGTGAAGGGCGCGCTTAGACGCCCTGCATCTTCTGGGTGAAGGTCAGTTCGATGAATTCCGCCGGATGGACCATCTGCAGGGTGACGGCGACGACCATATAGCCGTTCAGGATGTCCTGCCCCGTCATGGTGGAACCCAGGCCGCACTGCACCGAGAAGGCGTCGCTGGCCTTGTCGCCCATCAGCCCGCCCTGGGTCCAAAGCCCGGTCAGGAAGTTGGAGATCATGCCCGTGACCGTTACCCAGGTCTGGCCGTCGTTGGCGGCGAAGACAAAGGGCTGCAGCGCGGTCTTGATCGACTGCTCGATATAGACCAGCGTGCGGCGCACCTGGATGTAGCGATAGTCGTTGCTGTTGCCGTCCAGGGTGCGGGCACCCCACACCACCGTGCCGCGGTTGGTGAAGGCGCGCAGGATGTTGATGGCGTTGCCGTTCAGCGGGACGTTGTAATCGCCCTGTTCGGCATCGGTCACCAGCACCTCGGGCGCGATCACCGAGAGCATCGACATGTTGGCCGGTGCGTTCCAGACGCCACGGTTGGCGTCGTTGCTGGTCCAGATGCCCGCCATGGGGCCGCTGGCCGGCGCCGCGTTCAGCTTGTGGACCAGGATCTCCTCGACCTGCTGAAGCAAGGGCAGGGCGTTGCACAGGTACTGGTCCAGCGCCTGGATTTCCGCCGGCGTAAGCGGCACGGCCGGGGGCGTGGTCGGGAACGCCTCCGTCAACTTGGTGTCGACCTGTTTGTACTTGGCGGAGTCCTTCGTATAAAGATCGGCGTTCTGCTGCTTCAGCAGGCCCTCCAACTGATTGGTCCCCGCGGCGGGCGTGCCTTGCAGGTTCGTGTAGTCCACGTCGCTGACGGACAGGACGTTGGTTTGCAGGGCCGGGGCGTAGGCGGTGCCGTAGCTGAAGTTGGCCGACGCCGGCGCGATCGCGCCGTAGAAGGTGTCCTGCTGCGCGGCCAATCCGTCCTTGGTCCATGTCGACGGATCGGTGGCCCCCGGCAGGTCCAGGATCGCCACCCGGTCCTGAAGGGTGGCCGCCTGGTTCACCATGGCGCACACGACCTCCGAATAATCGGTCGCTACCTTCTTTGCCGCGTCATAGGGCAGCAGGCAGGCGTCGGGGACCAGCACCATGGTCGGCCCGACCTTGTCCTGGGCCACGGCCAGGCCGTCGAGCAGGGCTTGCTTGTCCACCGAGACGGGGGTGCCGGTGAACGGGGCCGTCGACTTTTGGCCGCCATAGTTGGCGACGGAGACGACGTAGCAGATGCCGCCGCCGTTGGCGTAGAACAGCTTTACGGCCGTGAAAAGATTGAAATGCCCCGTGGTGGTGGGGCTGACGGCGTAATAGCCGACGCCCGTGCCGTCCGGCTTGGCGGCCTCGAAGTCGAAATTAGCGTCCGCCGTGGAATCGGTGACGGCATATTGGACATCGTACGCATAGCCGAAATAGCTGTAGTAATCAGCCATCGAGGTCAACTCGACCGCCTGCATGTAGACTTGCTTAAAGCTGACAGGGTCGCGGGCGAAATCGGTATAGCCGATGAAGATGGGCACGGCGGTCGCCACGCCGACAATGGATGGCGGGAATGCCGGCAGTTCGGTCAGATAGACGCCCGGCGTGGTGCGGTTCCTCAAGCTCGACATGGTAACTCTCCTCCCCATGGGTCGAAAAATGACGGACGCGAGGCGGGGGGCCGCACGCCGGACTCAGACATAGACGAACATTTCGGACAGGCCGGCCGACAGCGGGTCGGGAATGGTCCCGCTGTCGTTGGGCCAGACCGGGGTGCTGGGGGCCGCCGGCAGGAAATCCATGCGGACCTCGCTCTCATGGCCATCCGGTGCCCGCCGGCGGCCGCGCAGGCGAAAGCGTTCCGGCGGGTGCTGCTTCAGCGGCAGGGTCGCGATGGCGTCCAGTACGGCCGCGACCTCACCCGTGGGCAGGCGCACGTCGTTCCGCCGGACGAACTCCATTCCCCGGCCCTCGATCTTCAGGTCGGACAGGATGCCGCCAGGGCTTTGCGACACCACGTAGTAGCGCCATTGCGTCGGGCGGGCTTCGAAGTACAGGTTGTATTGGATGTCGCCCACCCGGGCCGGATCGAACGGGTCGGTGGAGAACAGGGGCGGATAGGGATAGACGCCGTCGGCGTATTGGCTGTCGTCCGCGGGTTGGCTGAACAGGATGTCCAGGAAGTACAGGGGCGTCGGGCTGGCGATCGTGTAAAGGCGGTATTCCGCGGCCGGCGGCGGCGATTCCATGGTCTGGACCTGCAACTTGTACAGCCCCATGGGCAAGGACCCCAGGTTCACCTGCGCGTAATGCGGGGCGACATAGTCGTCCGGGGGATCGTCGGGCCGTATCTTCTGGCAGTGCACGACCTGGCCGGAGATGTCGTACACGTCGACGCACAGGGCGTCCGTCGGCACCGCCATGGGGAACTGCGGCCGGGTCACGAATTGCCAGTCGTCCCCCTGGTCGCAATGGAAGGTGGCCCGGATATCGCCGGTATCTTGGCCGGTCAGGCGATGGGATGTGTTGTTGCAGCCGTAGCCATTCAGGATCGTGGGGTTCAGGTCGATCGGCATGGCGGTGAGGCTGACGTAGCTGGTGACCATGGGGGTCACGGCGAATGAAAGCCGGGTCCAGTACTGGGGCTGGAGTGTCCGCGCCGTCGCCTCGGATTGGCCCGGCTCGTCTGGCGGACAGGTCGCGCAAGGGGGGGGATTGTCGATTGGCGCGCCCTGGCGCAGCAGATAATCCCGCAGCCACGTGATCCGCATTTCGTCGACATAGACGCTGAAGCCGGCCTGGTTGGGACGCATGACCAGGGCCTGGGATTGCATCAGTTCCATCGTCTCCGGCGTTGGGATGGCCTGGAGATCGGGGCACCGGTCATGGTTGCCGTTGTAGTAGCTGTGGAAAAAGTTGACGCTGAACAGATGCTTGAAGCGGCCGGCCGCGTACTCCGTGGCCATCGCCCGGACATCGGCCGCCGCCGCGCCCTTATCCTTGGAACCGGTGATGTATTGGAAGGACCAGTTCGGCAACCGCCTCATGTCGCCGTCCCCTCCAGGCGTTCCATCCGGCCTTGCGCATCGGTGCCGCGGGCGGGATAGGCCCGGGCCTGCATGGCGGTGGAGGCGAAGGGGATCAGGCGCAGCTTGTAGAACACACTGGGCAGATAGCGCGTGCCCAGCATGCCCATGACGTAGTTCACCGCCACGGGGTCCAGGCTGGTGAATTCCAATGTCACCTTGTCGACCACGGGATCCAGTTGCGGCGTGGTCGCATGGGTGAACCAGGGGTTCTGCTGGAAGAAGGCGATGGTGCGGGAAATGGCGGCCAAGCCTTCCGCATAATTGCGGTCGGTGAAATTGGCCATGAAGATCAGGTGCAGGTCGATATATAGCGGCGGTTGCACCACCGCGAAGCTGCCGCCCGTGCCCGGTTGCGCCGCCGTGTAACTGGCGATGACCGTTTCATGCGTGATGTTGTAGACGGTCATCACGACCTTGTCCCGGGTCAGGTCGCTTTCCTGGCCGCTATGGTCGACGATGTTCGACAGCACAATCCAATCGTCGCTGCGATGTCCCAGATTCATCAGGTATTGGTTGGCGGCCTGACGAATGGTCTCCAGCACGTTGCGAATGGCGTCCACGGGATATCGCTCGTTTTGCAAGGGACAGCGGGGGCATAGAAAAACAATCGGGCCAGCAGGCCCGTTGGTGCGCCATCGCAACGTGCGTCGGATTAGCGTTTCGAATGTTTATCACGTAAAAAGTGCATTTCAAAATCTTAATTGCTATTCTTATGACATATGAATGTGAAAACATTCTATCGACAGTATATAAGTGACTGGGCTAGTTTCGATCATCTGGCAGGGCTTCTCGCGCCGGTCGCCGCCAACGCCGGCGAACACGCCCTCAAGGGTGAGGGCCCTTACGGATCGTTCATTCCAGGCGGCCATTCCCGATGGCACCCATGCCTCATTCGTGAGAGGCTTTCATGAGTGGTGCGGGGAAATATTCAACGGCTTATCGGCGTTCGGCGCCATCGCTCAGGCAATATCCAGGGCGAACGGCACCGAGGATGGCCGCTTGTCGCGCCATCAGCACTCTGTTCGCATGGGCTCGGGCAAGTTTGAAATTTGGCATCGGTCCTCGACTGTTCTTGACCGTGTTGCTCTTCCTGGCAGTGCTGGGCGCGGCAGCGGTCGTCACAACCCGATGGAGCCTGCTCACTGGCGGGGCAGCATCGTCCCGTGTGCCCGAACCGGGCAGCCGAGAGTTGATCCGCGCTTTGGAGACATCTTACATCGGCCATGGCAGTTGGGCATTCCTGCCCAATGATCCGCAGGAACGTCGCGGTTGGCTGCGCGCCCGGCGGATTGAAACGGTGGGGGCGGGGGACCCCGGCAGGTTCGCCCGGACGTCCGGCACATTCGGCGACCGGATCGCACTGGTCGATGCCGATGGACACATTCTCAGCGGGGTGATGCCGGGACGTATCATCCGGGCGATCGGCTCGATCGATACGCGATCTCTGCCGGTGATCGTCGACGGCCGGGCAGTGGGCCACCTTGTCGTGGCCGGCGCGGACGATGCGGACGACACGCTGGCCGTGGCGTTCCTGCTTCAGAAAAGCGGTCGGCTCGGGGCGATTGCCGGTGGCGCCTTGCTGCTGGCCATCGTGTTGGCGGTCTTGCTGGCCGCCCATTTCCGCAGGCCCATCGGCAAGCTGGTGGAGGGGGCCCGGATGCTGGAAAGTGGTCGCTTCGATGCACGGATGGACGACAGCCGCCGTGACGAACTGGGTGAGCTGGCCCGCACCTTCAATCACATGGCCGCGCGCCTGGAACAGGCCGAGCTGGCGCGGCGGCAATGGGTGGCGGACACGTCGCATGAACTGCGCACCCCGCTCGCCGTTCTGCGCGCGCAGATTGAGAGCCTGGAGGACGGCATCCGGCTGTCCACGCCCGAAAATCTCCGGATGATGCTGACGCACGTGGAATCCATGACGCGGCGGGTGGACGATCTGTACGCCCTCGCACAGGCCGACAGGGCGCAACTGCGCTATGAGAAGCACCCCGCCGACCTTTGGCCGGTGATTCGATCGGTCGCCGACAGTTTCCGCGACCGGGCGGCGGTGGCGGCCCAGACGATCACGATCGATGCCCCGCCGCCCCAATCGACCGTGATCTGCGATGCCGACCGGATGCGGCAGGTGTTCGTCAATCTCTTCGAAAACGCGGTGCGATACACCGACGCCGGCGGGCACATTCAGGTTAGTGGATGGGTGGAGGGCGGATCCCTGCTGGTCACCATCGATGACTCCGCACCCGGCGTGCCTCAATCATCGCTCGGGCGGCTGGGTGAGCGCTTCTTCCGCACCGAACAGGCGCGCGCCGGCAGGCATGGCGGCGCCGGCCTCGGATTGGCGCTGGCGCGTCAGATCGTCGACGCGCATGCGGGCGGGATCGGCTTCGCCGCGTCCCCCCTGGGGGGCCTGCAGGCCAGGATCAGCCTGCCCCTGGTGCACCAATGAGCGACACGATCCTGATCGTCGAGGACGAACCCGACCTGGCCGCGCTGATCGCCGATTACGTTCGTGCGGCCGGCCATGAGGCGCTGGTGATGGGCGACGGGAAGGCGGCGCTGGCCCATATCCGGCAGCGGCGTCCCCGGTTGATCGTCCTCGACCTGACACTTCCCGGCCTCGACGGCATCGCCTTGTGCCGGGCCGTGCGCGAGAAATCGGACGTTCCGATCATCATGGTGACCGCACGGGTCGAGGAGATCGACCGGGTGCTCGGCCTGGAAACCGGTGCGGATGATTACCTGTGCAA
This genomic window contains:
- the vgrG gene encoding type VI secretion system tip protein VgrG, translating into MTITAYSDADFNTAVGKPFTVWINPATYVYKFKILYNNRQAQGSNGPSPDFNRVGCDSVSFDLVFDATGVVPSPLAGVSDAPADGVAGLIAQFQALVLNMNSRIHSPNYVKLSWAQLQFQCRMSSLNISYTLFKPDGTPLRAKASVTFLGFTSENQLAKQANKNSPDLSHLVTVAAGDTLPALCHRIYGSSLYYMGVAATNNLTDFRRLVPGSQLLFPPRGRPDIRERQPAGGPVMTAPSPLQAAGALATHTITANGKALDSTWQVQSIDVWKGVNKIPKARLVLYDGSPAEETFPISESDSLIPGATLSITLGYDNAPGTTVFTGVIYRQGVEVTENEASKLIVEATDMAITMTLERNNAIYEKTTDSDLIGKLIGNAGLSKSVTATSGQQDVIVQYYCTDWDLMLIRAQLNSMVVIVDAAKVTVAPPNTGAAPVLTVTYGQSMLDFKADMDAATQYTPSAIKSFAWDPAAQALAKSSTPSAPVSEPGNISSETLAKVFKVGLYPQQTGGDLPAAQLTAWSSAELMKVRLSKIRGAVAFQGSALAKVGAMITLAGVGARFNGDAFISGVHHNVTDGFWLTTTEFGLSPNWFSATAPDIAAPGAAGQLPPISGLQTGVVQKIDGDPAGEFRVYVTIPLLQATGTLGVWARLGSFYASKGFGAEFYPEVGDEVVVAFMNDDPRFPVIVGSLYSKGRAPPVPPTAKNTQKTIVTASKLRIDFFEDKKAVEVSTPGGQSVRLDDDAKTITVKDINGNKATFAAGGITLESAADLTLKAKGSINLTAQANIAAKASANVTVEGLQIKQTAQTSFQAQGNAEAKLVASGIVTVQGALVKIN
- a CDS encoding DUF5908 family protein is translated as MPETKRRPRSAEARCDMPLEISEIGVRLAVREGGGQASGRSSSECGGEGDDQGEMNGASLNDTQINDIVSRCVRRVLAVLRATETR
- a CDS encoding phage tail protein, coding for MLGSGPYYPAPGFYFTVAVAGSGTPLQLLSRADASFQEVSGIEAKFDVEDLKEGGENRYVHKLPGVGRYPNLVLKRGYVTAPSFLSEWAAQTVGSTLSQPILTQTLVVMLLGENQLPLVAWNFTRAWPVRWVTGPLNSTSNAVLTESLEFAYAYVTRIPLNEALAMVASVALLIDA
- a CDS encoding phage tail protein, which translates into the protein MTGEVQNNIWPLPKFYFSVQIGGNNVSFQEVTGLDSEARPIEYRHGDSPSFYPIKMPGLGKVSNVTMRKGIFVNDATLWNWFNQIKMNTIARQTVVINLLDETGAPKMVWTLNNAWPTKVTGTDLKSEGNEVAVESVEVAYETLVISAP
- a CDS encoding phage tail sheath subtilisin-like domain-containing protein; the encoded protein is MSSLRNRTTPGVYLTELPAFPPSIVGVATAVPIFIGYTDFARDPVSFKQVYMQAVELTSMADYYSYFGYAYDVQYAVTDSTADANFDFEAAKPDGTGVGYYAVSPTTTGHFNLFTAVKLFYANGGGICYVVSVANYGGQKSTAPFTGTPVSVDKQALLDGLAVAQDKVGPTMVLVPDACLLPYDAAKKVATDYSEVVCAMVNQAATLQDRVAILDLPGATDPSTWTKDGLAAQQDTFYGAIAPASANFSYGTAYAPALQTNVLSVSDVDYTNLQGTPAAGTNQLEGLLKQQNADLYTKDSAKYKQVDTKLTEAFPTTPPAVPLTPAEIQALDQYLCNALPLLQQVEEILVHKLNAAPASGPMAGIWTSNDANRGVWNAPANMSMLSVIAPEVLVTDAEQGDYNVPLNGNAINILRAFTNRGTVVWGARTLDGNSNDYRYIQVRRTLVYIEQSIKTALQPFVFAANDGQTWVTVTGMISNFLTGLWTQGGLMGDKASDAFSVQCGLGSTMTGQDILNGYMVVAVTLQMVHPAEFIELTFTQKMQGV
- a CDS encoding DUF4255 domain-containing protein is translated as MDAIRNVLETIRQAANQYLMNLGHRSDDWIVLSNIVDHSGQESDLTRDKVVMTVYNITHETVIASYTAAQPGTGGSFAVVQPPLYIDLHLIFMANFTDRNYAEGLAAISRTIAFFQQNPWFTHATTPQLDPVVDKVTLEFTSLDPVAVNYVMGMLGTRYLPSVFYKLRLIPFASTAMQARAYPARGTDAQGRMERLEGTAT
- a CDS encoding ATP-binding protein; amino-acid sequence: MKFGIGPRLFLTVLLFLAVLGAAAVVTTRWSLLTGGAASSRVPEPGSRELIRALETSYIGHGSWAFLPNDPQERRGWLRARRIETVGAGDPGRFARTSGTFGDRIALVDADGHILSGVMPGRIIRAIGSIDTRSLPVIVDGRAVGHLVVAGADDADDTLAVAFLLQKSGRLGAIAGGALLLAIVLAVLLAAHFRRPIGKLVEGARMLESGRFDARMDDSRRDELGELARTFNHMAARLEQAELARRQWVADTSHELRTPLAVLRAQIESLEDGIRLSTPENLRMMLTHVESMTRRVDDLYALAQADRAQLRYEKHPADLWPVIRSVADSFRDRAAVAAQTITIDAPPPQSTVICDADRMRQVFVNLFENAVRYTDAGGHIQVSGWVEGGSLLVTIDDSAPGVPQSSLGRLGERFFRTEQARAGRHGGAGLGLALARQIVDAHAGGIGFAASPLGGLQARISLPLVHQ